In one window of Cryptococcus neoformans var. neoformans JEC21 chromosome 7 sequence DNA:
- a CDS encoding structural constituent of ribosome, putative, whose translation MADVDMSSAPAQRSNLRYGMNKGRPTTVIPKTARPSNKKGLKTEKKTFVRSVIREVAGFSPYEKRVMELLRNSKDKKAKKLTKKRLGTLLRSKRKIEELSAVIVEQRRAGH comes from the exons ATGGCCGACGTCGACATGTCCTCTGCTCCCGCTCAGCGATCTA ACCTCCGATACGGTATGAACAAGGGCCGACCCACCACCGTCATCCCCAAGACTGCCAGGCCTTCCAACAAGAAGGGTCTCAAGAC cgagaagaagacctTTGTCAGGTCTGTCATCCGAGAGGTTGCCGGATTCTCTCCTTACGAGAAGCGAGTCATGGAGTTGTTGAGGAACtccaaggacaagaaggccaagaagctcaccaagaagagg CTCGGTACTCTCCTCCGATccaagaggaagattgaagagctCTCTGCCGTCATTGTCGAGCAGCGTCGTGCCGGCCACTAG